From Sporosarcina sp. 6E9, a single genomic window includes:
- a CDS encoding response regulator transcription factor, whose protein sequence is MALMQRILIVEDELPIRKLLEYNLKLSGYETISAADGEDAIELVQSEQPDLIVLDIMLPKLDGIEVCKNLRSQGINIPIIMLTAKGDEFDKVHGLEIGADDYMTKPFSPREVVARIKAVLRRTQVESGNGKVEETLRSGPLKVYLDRYEVYLQGEKLDFTPKEFELLAYFIQNKNRVLSRDLLLSAVWNYDFAGDTRIVDVHVSHLREKVEKDTKKPQFIKTVRGIGYKFEELDL, encoded by the coding sequence ATGGCGTTAATGCAAAGAATACTTATCGTTGAAGATGAACTGCCGATTCGAAAGTTACTGGAATATAACTTAAAGCTATCTGGATATGAAACGATTAGCGCAGCAGACGGAGAAGATGCGATTGAATTGGTGCAAAGTGAACAGCCCGACTTAATTGTCCTTGACATCATGTTGCCTAAGTTAGATGGGATAGAAGTATGTAAAAACCTGCGTTCGCAGGGGATTAACATTCCAATCATCATGCTTACTGCAAAAGGCGATGAATTTGACAAAGTACATGGATTAGAAATCGGCGCGGATGATTATATGACAAAGCCTTTTAGTCCAAGAGAAGTCGTTGCCCGTATCAAAGCAGTTCTCAGAAGAACCCAGGTAGAGAGTGGTAATGGAAAGGTTGAAGAGACATTACGCTCCGGTCCGCTTAAAGTATATCTGGATCGATATGAAGTCTATCTGCAGGGAGAAAAACTGGATTTTACACCGAAGGAATTTGAACTACTAGCTTATTTTATTCAAAATAAAAATCGTGTCCTCTCACGCGACTTATTATTAAGTGCTGTATGGAATTATGATTTTGCAGGTGATACGCGAATTGTCGATGTCCATGTAAGTCATTTGAGAGAAAAAGTAGAAAAAGATACCAAAAAACCGCAATTTATCAAAACGGTAAGAGGCATCGGATATAAATTCGAGGAGCTGGATTTGTGA
- the pnpS gene encoding two-component system histidine kinase PnpS gives MKGLYGRLVLANILFLSVLLTGLGIVLGQFFPLFNQSADPIIKRDYLLFLLIVLLTALFVSLFIITRLLLQYIKPIDEVTANAIKLADGDYSIHTAIIEKERKNDLSLAISTISQSMQKISKEQEMEKERLNTLIESMGNGLLMFGRGGTLNLVNGVFRKTFGFKVDEELIGKTVNSLDLPRELDRLIEDVYMTEQSRETQLNLQVNGMSSAVKVYGAPVIGNYGNWLGIVVVIHDITELVRLEKIRKDFVANVSHELRTPVTSIKGFAETLLDGAMNDQTVMKEFLEIIQKESNRLKRLIDELLVLSDVEREGFTLQYSEVGLRKMIEEAIQVVSGRIEEKEMVVSFDMPIEIIIDGDEGRLIQVMVNLLSNAISYSMKAKPITIKVIELEEDVVISVKDEGIGIKESELERLFERFYRVDRARSRDSGGTGLGLAIVKHLIEVHGGTIQVDSELNVGTCFTLRIPRQKRNY, from the coding sequence ATGAAAGGTCTATACGGCCGTCTCGTACTTGCAAACATATTATTTTTATCGGTTCTACTAACTGGCCTAGGAATTGTACTGGGCCAGTTTTTTCCCTTATTCAATCAAAGCGCCGACCCAATTATTAAACGTGATTATTTACTTTTTCTATTGATTGTATTACTGACCGCATTATTCGTTTCGCTCTTTATAATTACGCGTTTATTATTGCAATATATTAAACCGATTGATGAAGTAACCGCCAATGCGATTAAGCTTGCGGATGGGGATTATTCTATACATACTGCAATTATTGAAAAAGAACGAAAAAATGATCTTTCATTAGCAATTTCCACGATTTCACAATCGATGCAAAAAATTTCGAAAGAACAAGAAATGGAAAAAGAACGATTAAATACGCTAATTGAAAGCATGGGAAACGGCCTCTTAATGTTCGGAAGAGGCGGGACGCTTAATCTCGTTAACGGTGTTTTTAGAAAAACATTTGGGTTTAAGGTTGATGAGGAGTTAATTGGAAAAACAGTGAATTCTCTTGACCTACCTAGAGAACTTGATCGTCTTATTGAGGATGTCTATATGACTGAACAATCTCGCGAAACCCAATTGAATTTACAAGTTAATGGCATGTCTTCTGCCGTGAAGGTATACGGGGCGCCAGTCATCGGAAATTACGGTAATTGGTTGGGGATTGTCGTTGTCATTCATGATATCACTGAATTAGTAAGGCTTGAAAAAATTCGAAAAGACTTTGTAGCAAATGTTTCTCACGAACTAAGAACCCCTGTAACTTCGATTAAAGGATTTGCGGAAACTTTACTTGACGGTGCCATGAACGATCAAACGGTTATGAAAGAGTTTCTAGAAATCATACAAAAGGAAAGCAATCGACTGAAGCGATTGATCGATGAATTATTAGTATTGTCAGACGTTGAGCGAGAAGGTTTCACGCTACAATACAGTGAAGTCGGGTTAAGGAAAATGATTGAAGAAGCTATACAAGTTGTAAGTGGTCGTATTGAAGAGAAGGAAATGGTTGTTAGTTTTGATATGCCCATTGAAATTATCATTGACGGTGACGAAGGCCGCTTAATACAAGTGATGGTTAACCTGCTGTCAAACGCAATCAGTTACTCCATGAAAGCTAAGCCGATAACGATAAAAGTTATAGAACTTGAAGAAGATGTTGTCATTAGTGTTAAAGACGAAGGGATAGGAATTAAAGAATCGGAGTTAGAAAGACTGTTTGAAAGGTTTTATCGAGTAGATCGCGCTAGAAGTCGTGATTCGGGTGGCACGGGACTAGGACTAGCGATTGTAAAACATTTGATAGAAGTTCATGGAGGAACGATACAAGTGGATAGTGAACTTAATGTGGGAACTTGTTTCACATTAAGGATTCCGAGGCAGAAACGAAACTATTAA
- the hflK gene encoding FtsH protease activity modulator HflK, which yields MSVKRIITMISMGILGILLLIVGFTTWYTVDESEQAVVITFGKANTEVTNSGLHFKLPWPIQHVEILSKETFSLKFGYKQEDGEVVDFDPETKMITGDEYIVLTDLVVQWKITEPTKYLFHSENPKEILHDATSASIRSIIGSSTIDAALTDGKAEIEAETRELLATLVDKYDIGIVIQGVKLQDVELPNAEVRAAFTAVTDARETKNTKINEARKYENQKSSEAIGERDAIISRATGQKTARIEQARGDVSLFNKLHAEYKDNKEITRERLILETLEQVLPKAKIYIMNDNGETVKYLPLQQLENTSPPVPTKDEEEDDE from the coding sequence ATGAGTGTTAAAAGAATAATCACGATGATTAGTATGGGTATTTTAGGAATTTTGCTCCTCATAGTTGGTTTTACAACCTGGTACACAGTCGATGAATCAGAACAGGCAGTTGTGATTACATTCGGTAAAGCGAACACGGAAGTCACAAATTCAGGATTACATTTTAAACTTCCTTGGCCAATTCAGCATGTTGAAATTTTATCTAAAGAGACTTTCAGTTTGAAATTTGGTTATAAGCAAGAAGACGGGGAAGTTGTCGACTTTGATCCTGAAACGAAAATGATTACAGGAGATGAATACATCGTATTAACCGATTTGGTTGTTCAATGGAAAATTACAGAACCAACCAAGTATTTATTTCATTCTGAGAATCCCAAGGAGATTTTGCATGATGCAACATCCGCTTCGATTCGGTCAATTATCGGGAGCTCTACGATTGATGCGGCATTAACGGATGGAAAAGCGGAAATAGAGGCAGAAACCAGAGAGCTTCTAGCTACTTTAGTTGATAAGTATGATATCGGTATAGTTATCCAAGGTGTGAAACTTCAAGATGTAGAATTACCCAACGCTGAGGTACGGGCTGCATTTACAGCGGTTACAGATGCTCGTGAAACGAAAAACACAAAAATTAACGAAGCTAGAAAATACGAAAACCAAAAAAGTAGTGAAGCAATCGGTGAGCGCGATGCAATCATTTCCCGTGCAACCGGTCAAAAAACAGCCCGTATTGAACAAGCGCGTGGTGACGTATCTCTTTTCAATAAACTACATGCAGAATACAAAGACAATAAAGAAATAACTCGTGAACGTTTAATCTTGGAAACGCTTGAACAGGTGTTGCCGAAAGCTAAAATTTATATTATGAATGACAACGGTGAAACAGTTAAATATTTACCATTGCAACAATTGGAGAACACTTCACCTCCAGTCCCGACTAAAGACGAAGAGGAGGATGATGAATAA
- the hflC gene encoding protease modulator HflC yields MPNDNNPFKSFEERLFEKQQKQKSKGGTKNPGNPKSPIEVKKYLKLTLVLTAIFAIIIILIANIFIVKENEYRVVTQFGEIKRLIKEPGINIKVPFIQSVMTLPKSQMTYNVSEAEINTKDKKRIMIDNYAVWKITNPRKMISNARNIVNAEMRMSEFIYSVVRTELGQLDYVDVVNDENSERGSLNDRVTERVNEFLDEGNFGIEIVDVRMKRIDLPEENEQSIYTRMISERQSTAQTYLSEGDADKSRIEAETDREVTEMLAEASKEAAIIHAEGESEAAKIYNDTFSKDPEFYKLYRTLQTYTKTVGEDTMIIIPADSPYAKILTGYFE; encoded by the coding sequence ATGCCGAACGATAATAATCCTTTCAAAAGTTTTGAAGAAAGACTTTTTGAAAAGCAACAAAAACAAAAATCTAAAGGTGGCACAAAAAATCCGGGAAATCCCAAGTCGCCAATAGAAGTTAAAAAATATCTTAAATTAACGCTTGTTTTAACAGCTATTTTTGCGATAATTATCATTTTAATTGCTAATATCTTCATAGTCAAAGAGAATGAGTATCGTGTTGTCACACAGTTTGGGGAAATTAAAAGACTCATTAAAGAACCAGGTATCAATATTAAAGTGCCTTTCATCCAAAGTGTCATGACACTACCGAAAAGCCAAATGACGTATAATGTATCAGAAGCTGAGATTAACACGAAAGATAAAAAACGAATTATGATAGATAATTATGCAGTTTGGAAAATAACAAATCCAAGAAAAATGATTTCAAATGCACGTAACATTGTTAATGCGGAAATGCGCATGTCAGAATTCATCTATTCTGTTGTACGTACGGAACTTGGTCAGCTTGATTATGTGGATGTCGTCAATGATGAAAACTCTGAACGTGGTTCATTGAACGACCGAGTTACCGAACGTGTGAATGAATTTTTAGATGAGGGAAATTTCGGAATTGAAATTGTCGATGTGCGTATGAAACGAATTGACCTTCCTGAAGAAAACGAACAATCCATCTACACGAGAATGATATCTGAACGTCAATCTACTGCACAGACGTATTTATCTGAAGGAGATGCAGATAAAAGTAGAATTGAAGCAGAAACAGACCGTGAAGTGACGGAAATGTTGGCGGAGGCAAGTAAAGAGGCTGCTATCATTCATGCAGAAGGTGAGTCGGAAGCTGCTAAGATTTATAATGATACATTTTCAAAAGACCCGGAGTTTTATAAACTATACCGGACACTGCAAACGTATACGAAAACTGTTGGTGAAGATACAATGATTATTATCCCAGCAGATTCCCCTTATGCGAAAATTTTGACCGGTTATTTCGAGTAA
- the polA gene encoding DNA polymerase I, translating to MTKKKIILIDGNSLAYRAFFALPLLTNDHGIHTNAVYGFTMMLQNILQEEKPTHILVAWDAGKTTFRHKTFGEYKGGRQKTPSELSEQFPYIRNLLDAYNIKQYELDQYEADDIIGTLSREGNEAGVEVVVFTGDKDLTQLATEHTTVLITRKGITDTEKYTPEHIVEKYGITASQMTDMMGLMGDPSDNIPGVPGVGEKTAIKLLKEYGSIENVYKSLDKITAKKLNENLTANEDIAYMSRELATIVVDAPITVKIDELSYSGPDTDALTSIFQKLNFNTLLEKISPGASEVPQEDIEVTIVKELTKEHLSDVMALHVEMMDGNYLNADILGIALADESRTIYLPFSVVESSDLFKQWLQDETKKKYCSDSKAALASLARYGIELGGIEFDLLLGAYIVSPSTSYTDIASIVKQFGYTDVKQNELIYGKGAKKAAPSDEIVAEHASRSSLAVWTLRTTIEEKLKENEQFDLYRELELPLATILGKMESTGVKTDKQALAEIGTQLSVKIKELETSIYEMAGDKFNINSPKQLGVILFEKIGLTPIKKTKTGYSTAADVLEKLESEHEIIGEILQYRQLAKLNSTYIEGLLREIHEDGKIHTRFQQALTQTGRLSSINPNLQNIPVRLEEGRKIRAAFVPSEPDWLLFAADYSQIELRVLAHMSQDEKLMEAFHQGEDIHTKTAADVFGVSIDEVKADMRNAAKAVNFGIIYGISDYGLSQNLNITRKEAAQFIETYLASFPGVKKYMDDSVAEAKVNGYVTTLMNRRRYLPEIKSSNFNLRSFAERTAMNTPIQGSAADIIKQAMIDMAVRLEAEGLETRMLLQVHDELIFEAPADEIEILKKIVPEVMESAIKLDVPLKVESSYGKSWYDMK from the coding sequence TTGACGAAAAAGAAAATAATTCTTATAGATGGAAATAGTCTTGCGTATAGAGCATTTTTTGCATTGCCTTTACTGACGAATGATCACGGGATTCATACAAACGCGGTATACGGATTTACAATGATGCTTCAAAATATTTTGCAAGAAGAAAAACCGACGCATATACTCGTGGCTTGGGATGCAGGAAAAACAACTTTTCGACATAAAACGTTTGGAGAATATAAAGGTGGTCGTCAGAAAACGCCATCAGAGTTGTCGGAGCAGTTTCCTTATATTCGAAACTTGCTGGATGCCTATAACATAAAACAATATGAATTAGATCAATACGAAGCAGATGATATCATCGGTACATTGAGCCGTGAAGGGAATGAAGCTGGCGTAGAAGTTGTTGTGTTCACCGGTGATAAAGACTTAACACAACTAGCGACTGAACATACGACAGTGCTAATTACGCGCAAAGGTATAACAGATACGGAGAAATATACACCGGAACATATTGTAGAAAAATACGGAATTACAGCTTCCCAGATGACTGATATGATGGGCCTCATGGGAGATCCATCCGATAATATTCCTGGCGTGCCAGGGGTTGGAGAAAAGACAGCGATTAAACTATTAAAAGAGTACGGTTCCATTGAAAATGTGTATAAATCGCTTGATAAAATAACTGCAAAAAAACTCAATGAAAATTTAACAGCGAATGAAGATATCGCCTATATGAGTCGCGAGTTAGCGACAATTGTCGTTGATGCACCGATAACCGTGAAAATCGATGAACTATCATACAGTGGCCCAGATACTGATGCACTCACGAGTATTTTTCAAAAATTAAATTTCAATACACTACTTGAAAAAATTTCGCCAGGCGCAAGCGAAGTGCCACAAGAAGATATTGAAGTTACGATTGTAAAGGAATTAACAAAAGAACATTTGTCGGATGTAATGGCGCTTCATGTTGAAATGATGGACGGGAACTATTTAAATGCAGACATTCTAGGAATTGCATTAGCTGATGAAAGCCGGACAATCTATCTGCCTTTTTCAGTTGTGGAGTCTTCGGATTTATTCAAGCAATGGCTTCAAGATGAGACTAAAAAGAAATATTGTTCCGATTCGAAAGCAGCACTGGCATCTTTGGCCAGATACGGAATTGAACTAGGAGGAATTGAATTTGACTTACTTCTTGGTGCCTATATAGTGAGTCCTTCTACTTCCTATACGGATATTGCATCCATTGTAAAACAGTTCGGTTATACAGATGTTAAACAAAATGAACTGATCTATGGAAAAGGCGCTAAAAAAGCGGCTCCATCTGATGAAATTGTCGCAGAACATGCTAGCCGCAGTAGCCTAGCAGTTTGGACATTACGTACGACTATCGAAGAGAAGTTAAAGGAAAACGAGCAGTTTGATTTGTACCGTGAGTTGGAGTTGCCGCTAGCGACCATTCTTGGAAAGATGGAATCCACAGGTGTTAAAACGGACAAACAAGCCTTGGCGGAGATTGGAACGCAATTATCCGTGAAAATAAAAGAACTTGAAACGTCCATTTATGAAATGGCAGGAGATAAATTCAATATCAACTCTCCGAAACAACTCGGTGTGATATTGTTTGAGAAAATCGGCTTAACCCCAATAAAAAAGACCAAGACGGGCTATTCAACAGCGGCCGATGTACTGGAGAAGTTAGAAAGTGAACATGAAATCATCGGTGAAATCTTACAGTATCGTCAATTGGCTAAGCTCAATTCGACGTATATTGAAGGGCTTTTAAGAGAAATTCATGAAGATGGAAAAATTCATACGCGTTTTCAACAAGCCTTAACGCAAACCGGAAGATTGAGTTCGATCAATCCGAATCTGCAAAACATCCCTGTACGTCTTGAAGAAGGTCGTAAAATTCGAGCAGCATTCGTTCCGTCAGAACCAGATTGGTTACTATTTGCGGCAGACTACTCTCAAATTGAATTAAGAGTGCTGGCACATATGTCCCAAGATGAAAAGTTAATGGAAGCTTTCCATCAAGGTGAAGATATTCATACGAAAACGGCAGCAGATGTTTTTGGCGTATCGATTGATGAGGTAAAAGCGGATATGCGTAATGCCGCAAAAGCAGTTAACTTCGGAATTATTTACGGCATTAGCGATTATGGATTGTCGCAGAACTTAAATATCACTCGTAAAGAAGCAGCTCAATTTATTGAAACGTATTTGGCTAGTTTCCCGGGTGTTAAAAAGTATATGGACGATTCAGTAGCGGAAGCGAAAGTGAATGGGTATGTAACGACCTTAATGAACAGAAGACGTTATTTACCTGAAATAAAAAGTTCTAACTTCAATTTGCGCAGTTTTGCGGAGCGAACCGCGATGAATACGCCGATCCAAGGTAGTGCGGCGGACATTATCAAACAGGCGATGATTGATATGGCAGTACGTTTAGAAGCTGAAGGTTTAGAAACGCGCATGTTACTTCAAGTGCACGATGAGCTAATTTTTGAAGCGCCTGCCGATGAAATTGAAATATTAAAGAAAATTGTACCTGAAGTTATGGAATCCGCAATTAAACTCGACGTACCACTAAAAGTCGAGTCTTCATACGGAAAATCTTGGTACGATATGAAGTGA
- the mutM gene encoding bifunctional DNA-formamidopyrimidine glycosylase/DNA-(apurinic or apyrimidinic site) lyase has product MPELPEVEGVVRAFAPEAIGRTVSDITVSDIVIESKAQGREAIIKGMSTADFIQQMKKMTIVNVTRRSKYIYMNLQKGNNDYLLVSHLGMSGAWFVVNSIDEVSELKFRRHIHVIFTMEDGGLLVYSDIRRFGELRLLNVEADHPPLLKMAPEPFDEIAHSHFLDLAQLPKYAEKPIKEVIMDGQVISGCGNIYATEALFKMKIHPTRKARRISLKRKTELFYVIVDILQESIDAGGSTISDYRNINGESGGMQNRLKMYGRKVCLNCETDTKSVRIAGRTSVYCPKCQR; this is encoded by the coding sequence ATGCCTGAATTACCAGAAGTTGAAGGCGTAGTTCGTGCATTTGCACCTGAGGCAATCGGACGAACTGTATCAGATATAACGGTTTCAGATATCGTGATAGAGTCGAAAGCGCAGGGAAGAGAAGCGATTATTAAAGGAATGTCCACAGCTGACTTTATTCAACAAATGAAAAAAATGACGATTGTGAATGTTACCAGGCGCAGTAAATATATTTACATGAACTTACAAAAAGGGAATAACGACTACCTCCTCGTCAGCCATCTTGGCATGTCGGGGGCGTGGTTCGTTGTCAATTCCATTGATGAAGTTTCAGAACTAAAGTTTCGTAGACATATTCATGTGATTTTTACGATGGAAGACGGCGGACTGCTTGTCTATTCCGACATTCGGCGTTTCGGCGAACTTCGGTTACTAAATGTGGAAGCGGATCATCCGCCGCTACTTAAAATGGCACCCGAGCCGTTTGATGAAATTGCACACAGCCATTTTCTAGATTTAGCGCAACTTCCCAAATATGCTGAAAAACCGATAAAAGAAGTCATCATGGACGGACAAGTTATTTCTGGTTGCGGGAATATCTATGCTACAGAAGCGCTGTTTAAAATGAAGATACATCCAACGCGAAAAGCCAGACGAATAAGTTTAAAACGAAAGACTGAGCTATTTTATGTCATTGTCGACATATTACAAGAAAGCATTGATGCTGGTGGTAGCACGATTTCTGATTATCGAAATATTAACGGTGAATCAGGCGGCATGCAGAATCGCTTGAAAATGTACGGTAGAAAAGTATGCCTCAATTGCGAAACGGACACGAAGAGTGTAAGGATTGCGGGTAGAACGTCGGTGTACTGTCCGAAATGTCAACGATGA
- the coaE gene encoding dephospho-CoA kinase (Dephospho-CoA kinase (CoaE) performs the final step in coenzyme A biosynthesis.): MIIGLTGSIASGKSTVSNMLKERGFPIVDADKIARQVVEPGTPVIKKIAEHFGDEILNEDGSLNREKLGERIFKNGEERNKLNAIIHPAIRNEMIRQKEQWISDGAKTVILDIPLLFESKLQSFVEKIIVVSVTPEIQKQRLIARNDLTEREATDRITSQLPMSEKESGADAIIDNNGTVEETKRQVETLLEDWGLKL; the protein is encoded by the coding sequence ATGATTATTGGTCTTACTGGAAGCATTGCGAGTGGAAAAAGTACTGTATCCAATATGCTAAAGGAAAGGGGCTTTCCAATCGTTGATGCCGATAAAATCGCGCGTCAAGTCGTTGAACCGGGCACGCCGGTGATTAAGAAAATTGCCGAACACTTTGGCGATGAAATTTTGAATGAGGACGGGTCTTTGAATCGTGAAAAACTTGGCGAACGCATATTTAAGAACGGAGAAGAGCGTAATAAGTTAAACGCTATTATTCATCCAGCCATTCGAAATGAAATGATCCGCCAGAAAGAACAATGGATTTCAGATGGAGCCAAAACAGTCATTTTGGATATTCCGCTGTTATTTGAAAGTAAACTACAATCTTTTGTTGAGAAAATCATTGTCGTTTCAGTAACGCCAGAGATTCAAAAACAAAGACTTATCGCAAGAAATGACTTGACCGAACGAGAAGCCACAGACCGAATTACTTCTCAACTTCCAATGAGTGAAAAGGAGAGCGGTGCAGATGCGATTATCGATAACAACGGTACGGTCGAAGAAACCAAAAGGCAGGTAGAAACCCTACTAGAAGATTGGGGTTTGAAATTGTAG
- a CDS encoding glyceraldehyde-3-phosphate dehydrogenase gives MTTSIAINGFGRIGRMVFRQMILEDDVRVVAVNASYPSETLAHLIKYDTNHGTFKGEIICEKDALVVNGKRVKLVSERDPAKLPWKELGVDIVIEATGKFNARDKAALHLKAGAKKVILTAPGKNEDITIVLGVNDEKLDIDKHEVISNASCTTNCLAPVAKVLNDAFGIENGLMTTVHAFTTDQNNLDNPHKDLRRARACAQSIIPTSTGAAKALSLVLPELEGKIHGMALRIPTPNVSLVDLVVDLKQDVTVEMVNDAFKKAAKSNMSGILAYTTDPVVSVDLNTTTESAIVDGLSTIVMGTRKVKVLAWYDNEWGYSARVVDLAKRVGYALSLRLSA, from the coding sequence ATGACTACTTCTATTGCGATTAACGGGTTCGGAAGAATTGGACGAATGGTTTTCCGTCAGATGATTTTGGAGGATGATGTTAGGGTTGTTGCGGTAAATGCATCATATCCATCGGAAACACTTGCTCACTTAATTAAGTATGACACAAATCACGGGACGTTTAAGGGTGAAATCATTTGTGAAAAAGATGCGCTTGTTGTCAATGGGAAACGAGTGAAACTTGTATCGGAAAGAGATCCTGCTAAACTTCCTTGGAAAGAGCTAGGTGTCGATATCGTTATAGAAGCGACAGGTAAATTTAACGCGCGTGACAAGGCGGCTCTTCATTTAAAAGCGGGTGCTAAAAAGGTGATTTTAACAGCACCGGGTAAAAATGAAGATATCACGATTGTCCTGGGCGTGAATGATGAAAAGCTTGATATTGATAAACATGAGGTTATTTCAAATGCTAGTTGTACGACAAACTGTCTTGCACCAGTTGCCAAAGTACTGAATGATGCTTTCGGAATAGAGAACGGATTGATGACGACTGTTCATGCATTTACGACAGATCAAAATAATTTAGATAACCCACATAAAGATTTACGTCGAGCACGAGCATGCGCCCAGTCTATCATTCCGACTTCGACGGGTGCTGCGAAAGCGCTGTCATTGGTTCTTCCAGAATTAGAGGGAAAGATTCATGGTATGGCACTGCGTATACCGACGCCGAATGTTTCGCTTGTTGATCTGGTTGTTGATTTAAAACAAGATGTAACTGTGGAAATGGTAAATGATGCATTCAAAAAAGCAGCAAAGTCAAATATGTCAGGAATTCTTGCATATACAACAGATCCTGTGGTTTCTGTAGATTTAAATACGACCACGGAATCTGCGATTGTTGATGGACTTTCTACGATTGTCATGGGCACAAGAAAAGTAAAAGTGCTTGCTTGGTATGACAATGAATGGGGCTACTCTGCACGGGTTGTGGATTTGGCGAAAAGAGTTGGCTATGCTTTAAGTTTGAGATTAAGTGCTTGA
- a CDS encoding GrpB family protein: protein MECVNFNDQGNFKRDAEGTFISQRNLIQELIPNADVQHVGSTAVPNSLTKGDLDIQVRVSETQFNEAVKALSTVYELNDGSIKTNEFRAFKDDTKTLPLGIQLTIIGSEFDFFWKFRDVLLQNDQYRIEYDELKKKFDGKDMEVYRGAKNNFFSKIMHTPEFKQLKSD from the coding sequence ATGGAATGTGTAAACTTTAATGATCAAGGAAACTTTAAACGCGATGCTGAGGGGACCTTCATCTCCCAAAGGAATCTCATCCAAGAGCTAATTCCTAACGCTGATGTACAACACGTTGGTAGTACGGCTGTACCAAACAGTCTTACTAAAGGAGATTTGGATATACAAGTACGTGTTTCAGAAACTCAATTTAATGAGGCTGTCAAAGCACTGTCTACTGTGTATGAACTCAACGATGGAAGTATAAAAACAAATGAGTTTAGGGCATTTAAAGATGATACAAAAACACTACCTTTAGGCATACAGCTGACTATTATAGGCTCAGAATTTGATTTCTTCTGGAAGTTTCGAGATGTTTTACTACAAAATGATCAATATCGAATAGAGTATGATGAATTAAAAAAGAAATTTGATGGAAAAGATATGGAAGTTTATAGGGGAGCGAAAAATAATTTCTTCAGTAAGATAATGCATACGCCTGAATTTAAGCAATTAAAAAGCGATTAA
- a CDS encoding DUF4083 family protein, whose product MQVLLGVTFVCFLALMFSLLLSNQQKKIQSNKRIERKLDKLITLLDKENSNK is encoded by the coding sequence ATGCAAGTGTTGTTAGGCGTCACATTTGTTTGTTTTCTTGCGTTAATGTTTAGTTTATTACTGAGTAATCAACAGAAGAAAATTCAGAGCAATAAGAGGATAGAACGGAAATTAGATAAGTTAATCACTTTGTTAGATAAAGAAAACAGCAACAAGTGA
- a CDS encoding NIPSNAP family protein, which yields MFYRRKFYIVKNEFVDVFNAHFNENNLPNQLKHGAQLIGRWMIPKGEKTTEIFAIWKYDSYEDYVEIENSVRSDEAHVQRVQDWYDKHGGRDYVINNYLLEVRNEEIKTTLME from the coding sequence TTGTTTTATAGAAGGAAATTTTACATTGTAAAGAATGAATTTGTTGATGTATTTAATGCTCATTTCAATGAGAATAACTTACCTAATCAGCTAAAGCATGGTGCTCAATTAATCGGCAGATGGATGATCCCAAAAGGTGAAAAAACAACCGAGATATTCGCTATTTGGAAATATGACAGCTACGAGGATTACGTTGAAATTGAAAATAGCGTAAGAAGTGACGAAGCGCACGTGCAACGAGTTCAGGATTGGTATGATAAGCATGGTGGAAGGGATTACGTCATTAATAACTATTTATTAGAAGTTAGGAACGAAGAAATAAAAACAACTTTGATGGAGTAA